A stretch of the Clostridiales bacterium genome encodes the following:
- a CDS encoding response regulator, translating to MMKVFLVDDEIAIRENLRNSFPWEEKGFQLVGEAPDGEMALPMIRDLDVDILLTDIRMPFMDGMKLCEEVQRTMPWVERIILSGYDDFEYARKAISLGVREYLLKPVTAKELGDVLDRARSQIEEKRRERENLTALKNRAMNENAFLRDKLLESLFTDEGDPADDDAVVSQMRGLGVNLMAGCYAVLDISFASEGEARAACRSALTSLAEMSGGTVFVCSGAKGARALVLGDHPEDVEERAYSYANSAMHLPELENEQNLLITIGDTVDDFHEIRRSMRSARHLRHLQTAEGPAKRSIVSPGGRGSGYGEGSVLKARLFLEEHFSDPNLMLSDAAEAVHLSQSHLSTIFAQETGMTFTQYLTGLRISRAKELLETTELRSFRIAEEVGYNDAHYFSYMFKRSTGMTPSEYRKSWRDQKK from the coding sequence ATGATGAAGGTCTTTCTGGTAGACGATGAAATAGCCATCCGGGAGAACCTGCGGAATTCCTTTCCCTGGGAGGAGAAGGGATTCCAGCTGGTGGGCGAGGCGCCGGACGGGGAAATGGCCCTGCCGATGATCCGCGACCTGGACGTGGATATCCTGCTGACGGATATCCGGATGCCGTTTATGGACGGAATGAAGCTGTGCGAAGAGGTGCAGCGGACGATGCCGTGGGTGGAGCGGATCATCCTGTCCGGATATGACGACTTTGAATATGCCCGGAAGGCGATCAGCCTGGGGGTGCGGGAATACCTGCTGAAGCCGGTGACGGCGAAGGAACTCGGGGACGTGCTGGACCGGGCCCGCAGCCAGATTGAGGAAAAGCGCCGGGAACGGGAGAACCTGACGGCACTGAAAAACCGCGCGATGAACGAGAACGCCTTCCTGCGGGACAAGCTGCTGGAAAGCCTGTTCACCGACGAGGGCGATCCGGCGGACGATGACGCGGTGGTGAGCCAGATGCGCGGGCTGGGCGTGAACCTGATGGCCGGATGCTACGCGGTGCTGGATATCTCCTTTGCCTCGGAGGGCGAGGCGCGGGCGGCCTGCCGCAGCGCGCTGACGAGCCTGGCGGAAATGAGCGGGGGCACGGTGTTTGTGTGCTCCGGCGCGAAGGGCGCGCGGGCACTGGTGCTGGGCGACCACCCGGAGGACGTGGAGGAGCGGGCATATTCCTATGCCAACTCCGCGATGCACCTGCCGGAGCTGGAGAACGAGCAGAACCTACTGATCACCATTGGGGATACGGTGGATGATTTCCACGAAATCCGCAGGAGCATGCGCAGCGCACGGCACCTGCGCCACCTGCAGACGGCGGAGGGCCCGGCCAAGCGCAGTATCGTAAGCCCCGGCGGGCGTGGAAGCGGTTACGGTGAAGGCTCCGTGCTGAAGGCGCGGCTGTTCCTGGAGGAGCATTTCTCCGACCCGAACCTGATGCTTTCCGACGCGGCGGAAGCGGTGCACCTGAGCCAAAGCCACCTGTCCACCATCTTCGCGCAGGAGACGGGAATGACGTTTACGCAGTACCTGACCGGGCTGCGGATCTCCCGGGCGAAGGAGCTGCTGGAGACCACGGAGCTGCGGTCCTTCCGGATTGCGGAGGAGGTCGGGTACAACGACGCGCACTACTTCAGCTATATGTTTAAGCGGAGCACCGGAATGACGCCGAGCGAGTACCGGAAGAGCTGGCGTGACCAAAAAAAATGA
- a CDS encoding sugar ABC transporter permease YjfF (membrane component of a putative sugar ABC transporter system), which produces MTISICIFLVMYGAAMIFMGGGFLKTQQLFDLLNDNAALIIISCALTIVMIGGGINISVGGVIGLTCMAGALFLNAHSDGGPFSIVLTFLLAIGIGLAFGLLQGFLVSYLEIQPFIVTLAGMFLARGLTTILSVNPVTVSHKDFSALVKTKIQIPFLGYTAKNGNLIAAKLEIGAVVALCVVLLVYLMLRYTKLGRNIYAIGGNQGSALTLGINVKRTRFYSYLISGLLSGLAGFVFLMHKPAGNASVAMRSEMDAIASSIIGGTLLTGGVGNVIGTLFGTMILATIQKIIALSPLNASWWQDMASGAMLGLFILLQSVVLSRRGRGGLKLPHWLKLTKG; this is translated from the coding sequence ATGACCATCAGTATCTGCATTTTCCTGGTGATGTACGGCGCGGCCATGATCTTCATGGGCGGCGGCTTCCTGAAGACCCAGCAGCTGTTTGACCTGCTGAATGACAACGCGGCACTGATTATCATCTCCTGCGCACTGACCATCGTGATGATCGGCGGCGGCATCAACATCTCCGTCGGCGGCGTGATCGGCCTGACCTGTATGGCGGGCGCGCTGTTCCTGAACGCGCACAGCGACGGCGGACCGTTCAGCATTGTACTGACGTTCCTGCTGGCGATCGGCATCGGCCTGGCCTTCGGCCTGCTGCAGGGCTTCCTGGTGAGTTACCTGGAAATCCAGCCGTTTATCGTAACCCTGGCCGGCATGTTCCTGGCCCGCGGCCTGACGACGATCCTGTCGGTGAACCCGGTGACGGTTTCCCACAAGGATTTCAGCGCGCTGGTGAAGACAAAGATCCAGATCCCGTTCCTTGGCTATACGGCGAAGAACGGCAACCTGATCGCCGCCAAGCTGGAAATCGGCGCGGTGGTGGCCCTCTGCGTGGTACTGCTGGTTTACCTGATGCTGCGGTATACGAAGCTGGGACGGAACATCTACGCGATCGGCGGCAACCAGGGCAGCGCCCTGACGCTGGGCATCAACGTGAAGCGGACCCGCTTCTACAGCTACCTGATCAGCGGCCTCCTGAGCGGCCTGGCCGGATTCGTGTTCCTGATGCACAAACCCGCCGGCAATGCGAGCGTGGCCATGCGGAGCGAGATGGACGCCATCGCGTCCTCGATTATCGGCGGCACGCTGCTGACCGGCGGCGTGGGCAACGTGATCGGCACCCTGTTCGGAACGATGATCCTGGCGACGATCCAGAAGATCATCGCGCTGAGCCCGCTGAACGCCTCCTGGTGGCAGGATATGGCGAGCGGCGCCATGCTTGGGCTCTTCATCCTGCTGCAGAGCGTGGTGCTGAGCCGGCGCGGCCGGGGCGGACTGAAGCTTCCGCACTGGCTGAAGCTGACCAAAGGATGA
- a CDS encoding M20/M25/M40 family metallo-hydrolase, with translation MTAVWILLGLVGLVLLLLLISLIRTLFIPSRRSEYVPAPDPARTGEYAEKLSRMVRVETVSVPGENQREKFLAFHRELESLFPLVHQKLEKTEIDGNLLFFWRGKSSEKPLVLMSHQDVVPAEGEWSHAPFSGDIADGKVWGRGSSDTKCSVMAFFQAAEELLASGYVPENDVYLSSSCTEEWAGDGCPKLVAELKRRGVRPWLVCDEGGGIISEPMGGIHGNFAMIGVFEKGKADVRFTARSSGGHASTPKPHSPIANLAAFVNDVETHRVFRRRLPKEVAAMFRTLAPYASFPMKWIFGNLWLFRPVLLQVLPMISAQAGAMIRTTIAFTMQSGSDACNVMPQEATVSANMRFIPHQGMKESLAIIEKRAKKHGLTMEVLQATDYTASADLSGEAFQTVCRVVEETFPGCPHSPYVMTGATDARFYQEICDHVFRFAPVIYGPEQMKGMHGLNENIEISCLPGAVDFYKNLIRACV, from the coding sequence ATGACAGCGGTCTGGATCCTGCTTGGCCTGGTCGGCCTGGTGCTCCTGCTCCTGCTCATTTCGCTGATCCGTACGCTCTTCATTCCTTCCCGCCGGTCGGAATATGTTCCCGCGCCGGATCCGGCCCGCACAGGAGAATACGCGGAAAAGCTCTCCCGCATGGTGCGGGTGGAAACCGTTTCCGTTCCCGGGGAAAACCAGCGGGAAAAGTTCCTGGCCTTCCACCGGGAGCTGGAATCCCTGTTTCCCCTCGTGCATCAGAAACTGGAAAAAACGGAAATTGACGGAAACCTCCTCTTTTTCTGGAGAGGGAAGAGCAGTGAAAAGCCCCTGGTTCTCATGAGCCACCAGGATGTGGTGCCGGCCGAGGGCGAATGGTCGCACGCGCCTTTCTCCGGGGATATTGCGGACGGAAAGGTCTGGGGCCGCGGTTCTTCGGATACCAAGTGTTCCGTCATGGCCTTCTTCCAGGCCGCGGAAGAACTGCTGGCCAGTGGATACGTCCCGGAAAACGATGTATACCTCTCCTCCTCCTGCACCGAGGAATGGGCGGGCGACGGCTGTCCGAAGCTCGTCGCGGAGCTGAAGCGCCGCGGTGTCCGTCCCTGGCTGGTGTGCGATGAGGGCGGCGGTATCATCTCTGAGCCGATGGGCGGCATCCATGGCAATTTCGCCATGATCGGCGTGTTCGAAAAAGGCAAGGCGGATGTCCGCTTCACCGCCCGGTCCAGCGGCGGCCACGCCTCCACGCCAAAGCCGCATTCCCCCATTGCGAACCTTGCCGCGTTTGTCAACGATGTGGAGACCCACCGGGTCTTCCGGCGCCGCCTTCCGAAGGAGGTCGCCGCCATGTTCCGGACGCTCGCGCCCTATGCTTCCTTCCCGATGAAGTGGATCTTCGGCAACCTCTGGCTCTTCCGGCCGGTCCTGCTGCAGGTCCTCCCGATGATCAGCGCCCAGGCCGGCGCCATGATCCGCACCACCATCGCCTTCACCATGCAGTCCGGTTCCGATGCCTGCAACGTCATGCCGCAGGAGGCCACCGTCAGCGCCAACATGCGCTTCATTCCCCACCAGGGAATGAAGGAAAGCCTGGCCATCATCGAAAAACGTGCGAAGAAGCACGGCCTCACCATGGAAGTACTCCAGGCAACGGATTATACCGCCTCCGCGGACCTCTCCGGCGAGGCTTTCCAAACGGTCTGCCGCGTCGTGGAGGAAACCTTCCCCGGCTGTCCCCACAGCCCCTATGTCATGACCGGCGCCACCGATGCCCGGTTCTACCAGGAAATCTGTGACCACGTTTTCCGCTTCGCCCCGGTCATCTACGGACCGGAGCAGATGAAGGGCATGCACGGCCTCAATGAGAATATCGAAATTTCCTGCCTGCCCGGCGCCGTGGACTTCTATAAAAACCTGATCCGGGCCTGTGTCTGA
- a CDS encoding ABC transporter permease, with protein MSSPAKTKKASSLGQLIIPLVALGLLLLFNLIRDPGFYNISVATNNAGNPVLSGNIISIIDSASELAIIAMGMTLVTAACGGQDISVGAVGAIAGAVFVKVVFAFPGITPGSLIVGLIACILGAILFKMFNGTLVAVFRIQPMIATLILYSCGRSIAYWINGDATPQISSPILSAVGMTIPGIPIPTPIFLVILMGLLLTLIFKLTNTRLYTQAVGINQGAARLNGINPVGIKLLSFVLLGVCVAVAAVIGIARLGNLSHKTILADIEMDAILAVAIGGNNLGGGRFRLSGSILGAYIIQMLTTTLYAMNVATVNIKAYKAIVIIVIVIAGSPVVKAKLTALWNRLRSGGTTGIKEVG; from the coding sequence ATGAGTTCCCCGGCGAAAACGAAGAAAGCCTCCAGCCTGGGCCAGCTGATTATCCCGCTGGTGGCACTGGGCCTCCTGCTCCTGTTCAACCTGATCCGGGACCCGGGCTTCTACAACATCAGCGTTGCGACCAACAATGCCGGCAACCCCGTGCTGAGCGGCAACATCATCAGCATTATTGACAGCGCGAGTGAGCTGGCGATCATCGCCATGGGCATGACGCTGGTGACCGCGGCCTGCGGCGGCCAGGACATCTCGGTCGGCGCGGTAGGCGCGATTGCAGGCGCGGTGTTCGTGAAGGTCGTGTTCGCGTTCCCCGGCATTACCCCGGGCTCGCTGATTGTGGGCCTGATTGCCTGCATCCTGGGCGCGATCCTGTTCAAGATGTTCAACGGCACCCTGGTGGCGGTATTCCGGATCCAGCCGATGATCGCCACGCTGATCCTCTACTCCTGCGGACGGTCCATCGCCTACTGGATCAACGGCGACGCGACACCGCAGATCAGCAGCCCGATCCTGAGCGCGGTGGGCATGACGATTCCCGGGATCCCGATCCCGACGCCCATCTTCCTGGTGATCCTGATGGGCCTGCTGCTGACACTGATCTTTAAACTGACCAACACCCGCCTGTATACCCAGGCGGTGGGCATCAACCAGGGCGCGGCCCGGCTGAACGGCATCAACCCGGTGGGAATCAAGCTGCTGAGCTTTGTGCTGCTGGGTGTGTGCGTGGCTGTGGCGGCCGTGATCGGCATCGCCCGGCTGGGCAACCTGAGCCATAAGACAATCCTGGCGGACATCGAGATGGACGCGATCCTGGCGGTCGCCATCGGCGGCAACAACCTGGGCGGCGGCCGGTTCCGCCTGAGCGGCAGCATCCTGGGCGCCTATATCATCCAGATGCTGACGACGACGCTGTACGCGATGAACGTCGCAACAGTGAATATCAAAGCCTACAAGGCAATCGTCATCATCGTGATCGTGATTGCAGGCTCTCCCGTGGTGAAAGCCAAGCTGACCGCACTGTGGAACCGCCTTCGTTCCGGCGGAACGACCGGCATCAAGGAGGTGGGCTGA
- a CDS encoding sugar ABC transporter ATP-binding protein, with protein sequence MQNDVVLTMRGICKSFPGTRALHNVDFTLRKGEIHALMGENGAGKSTLIKVLTGVYEKDSGSITVDGKDAHIRSPQDAQNAGISTVYQEITLCPNLTVAENMFIGRSEGNLIHWKEREKRTAEILANLGIPARPKQELSGCSLAVQQMVAIARAVDMQCKVLILDEPTSSLDEKEVEMLFGLMRDLKSRGVGIIFVTHFLEQVYAVSDRITVLRNGELVGEYVVEDLPQVELVAKMMGKDLNDLADLEQVGTKSAGGENIVYEAEKLSSTESRPFDFHIRKGEVNGFTGLLGSGRSESVRAIFGADRVTGGTVKMDGKAVKVSKPHDAMKAGIGYLPEDRKRDGIIADLSVRENIILALQVMKGFFHPMSRKEMEQFADEYIKTLQIKTASQETPVGSLSGGNQQKVILARWLLTHPEYLILDEPTRGIDVGTKLEIQKLVLKLAEDNVSVTFISSEIEEMLRVCSRLIVMRDRKIVGELTGDELTQATVMKTIAGGEQ encoded by the coding sequence ATGCAAAACGACGTAGTGTTGACGATGCGCGGAATCTGCAAATCGTTTCCGGGCACCCGGGCGCTGCACAATGTGGATTTTACCCTGCGGAAGGGCGAAATCCATGCCCTGATGGGGGAAAACGGCGCGGGAAAATCCACCCTGATCAAGGTGCTGACCGGTGTTTATGAAAAGGACAGCGGCAGCATCACGGTGGACGGAAAAGACGCGCATATCCGTTCCCCGCAGGACGCACAGAATGCCGGAATCAGTACAGTGTACCAGGAAATTACGCTGTGCCCGAACCTGACTGTGGCGGAGAATATGTTTATCGGCCGGTCGGAGGGCAACCTGATCCACTGGAAGGAACGGGAAAAGCGCACGGCCGAAATCCTGGCCAACCTGGGAATTCCCGCACGGCCGAAGCAGGAACTGTCCGGCTGCTCGCTGGCGGTTCAGCAGATGGTGGCCATCGCCCGGGCAGTGGATATGCAGTGCAAGGTGCTGATCCTGGACGAGCCGACCTCCTCGCTGGACGAGAAGGAAGTGGAAATGCTGTTCGGCCTGATGCGGGACCTGAAGAGCCGGGGCGTGGGCATCATCTTTGTGACCCACTTCCTGGAGCAGGTATACGCGGTCAGCGACCGGATCACGGTGCTGCGCAACGGCGAACTGGTGGGCGAGTATGTGGTGGAGGACCTGCCGCAGGTGGAACTCGTCGCCAAGATGATGGGCAAGGACCTGAACGACCTGGCAGACCTGGAACAGGTCGGCACGAAGAGCGCCGGAGGCGAGAACATCGTTTACGAAGCGGAGAAGCTTTCCAGCACGGAGAGCCGCCCGTTCGATTTCCATATCCGCAAGGGTGAGGTGAACGGATTCACCGGCCTGCTGGGATCCGGACGGAGCGAAAGCGTGCGCGCGATCTTCGGCGCGGACCGGGTGACCGGCGGCACCGTGAAGATGGACGGAAAGGCCGTGAAGGTTTCGAAACCGCATGACGCGATGAAGGCCGGCATCGGTTACCTGCCGGAGGACCGGAAACGGGACGGCATCATCGCGGACCTGTCCGTGCGCGAGAACATCATCCTCGCGCTGCAGGTGATGAAGGGCTTCTTCCATCCGATGAGCCGGAAGGAAATGGAGCAGTTCGCGGACGAATACATCAAAACCCTGCAGATTAAAACAGCCAGCCAGGAGACCCCGGTGGGCAGCCTTTCCGGAGGCAACCAGCAGAAGGTTATCCTGGCCCGGTGGCTTCTGACGCATCCGGAATACCTGATCCTGGATGAGCCGACCCGCGGTATCGACGTGGGCACCAAGCTGGAAATCCAGAAGCTGGTGCTGAAGCTGGCGGAAGACAACGTGAGCGTGACCTTTATCTCCTCCGAAATTGAGGAAATGCTCCGCGTGTGCAGCCGCCTGATCGTGATGCGCGACCGGAAGATCGTGGGCGAGCTGACCGGTGATGAGCTGACGCAGGCGACAGTGATGAAGACAATCGCGGGAGGTGAGCAGTAA
- a CDS encoding substrate-binding domain-containing protein: MKKLLALVIALVMILSVSLAFADGIKVGIINLDPAESGYRQANVKNLTDTFTAENGYDATFVTAPTADKQLEAARSFITAEVSYILVSAAETTGWDEVLEEAKEAGIKVFLFDRMIETDPSNYTAAVVSDMRQEGETAVAWLESLGLEEYKILHIQGQLGSAAQIGRSDPLTEKCAADEKWTIVREGTGGDSWDPNEARKIAEAAIDAGESFNIVYAENDGMADGVVAALDAKGITHGVNGDVIIMGFDCNKWALEKLLAGEWNYDGQCSPFQAVVIDEMIKTLEAGGEIEGLNELNQIISVEKGFDAKTITQEDIDAYGL; the protein is encoded by the coding sequence ATGAAGAAACTGTTGGCTCTGGTTATCGCTCTTGTGATGATCCTGTCCGTGTCCCTCGCGTTTGCGGATGGCATCAAGGTCGGCATCATCAACCTGGACCCCGCTGAATCCGGATACCGCCAGGCGAACGTGAAGAATCTGACCGATACCTTCACCGCCGAGAACGGCTACGACGCGACCTTCGTTACCGCCCCCACTGCTGACAAGCAGCTGGAAGCGGCCCGCTCCTTCATCACGGCTGAAGTGTCCTACATCCTGGTTTCTGCTGCGGAGACCACCGGCTGGGACGAAGTGCTGGAAGAAGCCAAGGAAGCCGGCATCAAAGTGTTCCTGTTCGACCGTATGATCGAGACCGATCCTTCCAACTACACCGCGGCTGTCGTTTCCGACATGCGGCAGGAAGGCGAAACCGCTGTGGCTTGGCTGGAGAGCCTGGGCCTGGAAGAGTACAAGATCCTGCACATCCAGGGACAGCTGGGCAGCGCCGCGCAGATCGGCCGCTCTGATCCGCTGACCGAAAAGTGCGCCGCTGACGAGAAGTGGACCATCGTCCGCGAAGGCACCGGCGGAGACAGCTGGGATCCCAACGAAGCCCGGAAGATCGCCGAAGCCGCGATCGATGCCGGTGAAAGCTTCAACATCGTGTACGCTGAGAACGACGGCATGGCTGACGGCGTTGTGGCGGCCCTGGACGCGAAGGGCATCACCCACGGCGTGAACGGCGACGTCATCATCATGGGATTTGACTGCAACAAGTGGGCGCTCGAAAAGCTGCTGGCCGGCGAATGGAACTACGACGGACAGTGCAGCCCCTTCCAGGCGGTTGTGATCGACGAAATGATCAAGACCTTGGAAGCCGGCGGCGAAATCGAAGGCCTGAACGAACTCAACCAGATCATCTCTGTTGAGAAGGGCTTCGATGCCAAGACCATCACCCAGGAAGACATCGACGCTTACGGACTGTAA
- a CDS encoding polysaccharide deacetylase family protein, translated as MILVLLILLCQLPAGAAHAEPLQDCHKVTNTYTDTTRSNKAQIRLWQVETALPAVTEEINGIASGWVEELGNFLPDAKNSGKKNSRLDVEIRYSRTGLRWMSFLVQARTTFHQDLTAQRIASRTYDMISGQRIMLSDLFNDTAAWSFLASRVRESLTAYWPDVQPDPEKLNALCEQSALEEAEFTLHGMSLVLHYPADLLYPDKHTLMEVTVFYPEIRDMLAPEAAEQTDNLAYYKTCALTFDDGPSSENTPKVLISLMQTGARGTFFAIGNRVDDYRYLVRREHDNGHAVASHNWHHGNATKSSAAALRRMPEKVNTAMIKAIGIPVRYDRVPGGRYPPMVKAKVKWAYIQWSLDTYDWRGRSADEVLNTVKSQIDDGDIILCHDIKKNTGEATRKVVQYLEENGYMCLTIDELFAKDGVAFENGKVYYRCKNGDYSIKKTK; from the coding sequence TTGATTCTGGTACTGCTGATTCTGCTGTGCCAGTTGCCTGCTGGCGCAGCCCACGCAGAACCCCTGCAGGACTGCCACAAGGTCACCAATACCTATACCGATACCACCCGCAGCAACAAGGCACAGATCCGCCTCTGGCAGGTGGAAACCGCCCTTCCGGCGGTCACGGAGGAGATCAACGGCATCGCTTCCGGCTGGGTGGAAGAGCTCGGCAACTTCCTTCCGGATGCCAAAAACAGCGGCAAGAAAAACAGCCGGCTGGATGTGGAAATCCGCTACAGCCGCACCGGCCTCCGCTGGATGAGCTTCCTGGTGCAGGCACGGACCACGTTCCACCAGGACCTCACCGCCCAGCGGATCGCTTCCCGCACCTATGATATGATTTCCGGCCAGCGGATCATGCTCAGCGACCTGTTCAATGACACTGCCGCCTGGTCTTTCCTGGCCAGCCGCGTCCGGGAATCCCTCACCGCCTACTGGCCGGATGTGCAGCCGGATCCGGAGAAGCTGAATGCCCTCTGCGAACAGTCCGCCCTGGAAGAAGCAGAATTCACCCTCCACGGCATGTCTCTCGTGCTGCATTACCCGGCGGACCTGCTGTATCCGGATAAGCATACCCTGATGGAGGTCACCGTCTTCTATCCGGAAATCCGGGATATGCTGGCTCCGGAAGCCGCGGAGCAGACCGACAACCTCGCGTATTACAAAACCTGCGCCCTCACCTTTGACGACGGTCCCAGCTCTGAGAATACTCCCAAGGTCCTCATCAGCCTGATGCAGACCGGTGCCCGGGGCACCTTCTTCGCCATCGGCAACCGCGTGGATGATTACCGCTACCTGGTCCGCCGCGAACATGACAACGGCCACGCTGTCGCGTCCCACAACTGGCACCACGGCAACGCCACCAAGTCCTCCGCCGCAGCCCTGCGCCGGATGCCGGAGAAGGTCAACACCGCCATGATCAAGGCCATCGGCATCCCCGTCCGCTACGACCGGGTACCCGGCGGCCGTTATCCGCCTATGGTCAAGGCCAAGGTCAAATGGGCGTATATCCAGTGGAGCCTGGATACCTATGACTGGCGCGGCCGCTCTGCGGATGAGGTCCTGAACACCGTCAAAAGCCAGATTGACGACGGCGATATCATCCTCTGCCACGACATCAAGAAAAATACCGGGGAAGCCACACGCAAGGTCGTGCAATACCTGGAAGAGAACGGCTATATGTGCCTCACCATCGATGAACTCTTCGCCAAGGACGGCGTCGCGTTCGAAAACGGCAAGGTCTACTACCGCTGCAAAAACGGCGACTATTCCATCAAGAAGACCAAGTAA
- a CDS encoding glycoside-pentoside-hexuronide (GPH):cation symporter, producing MKLSLKQKVAFGLGAVGKDMVYALSASYVMFYYQDTLHLSATFVGLILMIARVFDALNDPFMGILVAKTKTRWGRFRPWLFSGTVLNAVVLYALFSAPYDSPAGTLMVYFSVVYILWGVTYTMMDIPYWSMIPAVTDTPKDRENLSVVGRTCAGVGSALIAMFTMLAVGIFGGGNDIIGFRYVALAVAVIFVITEIICCIFMKENDTGKMQVASVREMFKALFGNDQALTVVCTIVLINMSLYLTSNFIIYFFKYDFGGEGWKGSYTLFSTIGGAFQILGMMVLYPILRGRKIPNEKIFLVAISMAVFGYAVLLALCFTGFTHNLILLAVPGAAVFAANGVLSVLTTVFLSGSVDYGELRTGRREESVIFSMQTFVVKAASGVAVFLTGIGLDLIGLVGNTDEEATIVQQSASTLTGLRLLMTILPIIGLFVAVMVFKKKFKLTDAYSEEIHRQLRG from the coding sequence ATGAAGCTTTCTTTGAAACAGAAAGTTGCCTTTGGCCTGGGAGCGGTCGGCAAGGATATGGTCTATGCCCTCAGCGCCAGCTACGTGATGTTCTATTACCAGGATACGCTGCACCTCAGCGCCACATTTGTCGGCCTGATCCTGATGATCGCCCGGGTTTTTGACGCGCTCAACGATCCGTTCATGGGGATTCTCGTCGCGAAAACCAAAACCCGCTGGGGCCGTTTCCGTCCCTGGCTCTTCAGCGGCACCGTGCTGAACGCCGTCGTGCTTTATGCGCTGTTCTCCGCGCCGTACGATTCCCCCGCCGGCACGCTCATGGTCTACTTCTCCGTGGTCTATATCCTCTGGGGGGTCACCTACACCATGATGGATATCCCCTACTGGAGCATGATCCCCGCCGTTACCGACACGCCGAAGGACCGGGAAAACCTCTCCGTTGTCGGCCGTACCTGCGCCGGCGTCGGTTCCGCCCTCATCGCGATGTTCACCATGCTGGCTGTCGGCATCTTCGGCGGTGGCAACGACATCATCGGTTTCCGCTATGTGGCCCTGGCGGTCGCGGTCATCTTCGTGATCACGGAGATCATCTGCTGTATCTTCATGAAGGAGAACGACACCGGCAAAATGCAGGTTGCCTCCGTCCGGGAGATGTTCAAAGCCCTCTTTGGCAACGACCAGGCGCTCACCGTCGTCTGCACCATCGTGCTCATCAACATGTCACTGTACCTTACCAGCAACTTCATCATTTACTTCTTCAAGTATGACTTCGGCGGTGAGGGCTGGAAGGGCAGCTACACCCTGTTCTCCACCATCGGCGGCGCGTTCCAGATCCTCGGCATGATGGTTCTCTATCCGATCCTGCGGGGCCGGAAGATACCGAATGAAAAGATTTTCCTCGTCGCCATCTCGATGGCCGTCTTCGGTTATGCCGTCCTGCTGGCGCTCTGCTTCACCGGCTTCACGCACAACCTGATCCTGCTCGCCGTTCCCGGCGCGGCGGTATTCGCCGCCAACGGCGTGCTCAGCGTGCTCACCACCGTATTCCTCTCCGGTTCCGTCGATTACGGCGAACTGCGGACCGGCCGCCGGGAAGAAAGCGTCATCTTCTCCATGCAGACCTTCGTGGTTAAGGCCGCCAGCGGCGTCGCGGTGTTCCTCACCGGGATCGGCCTGGACCTGATCGGCCTCGTCGGCAATACGGATGAGGAAGCCACCATCGTCCAGCAGTCGGCTTCCACCCTCACTGGTCTCCGCCTGCTGATGACAATCCTCCCGATCATCGGCCTGTTCGTGGCTGTCATGGTATTCAAAAAGAAATTCAAGCTGACGGATGCCTATTCCGAGGAAATCCACCGTCAGCTCCGCGGATGA
- a CDS encoding DUF5058 family protein, whose amino-acid sequence MDSSVLQQLNSGSIFLICGVIIAVIAVVCVIFIVRAWRAGLALGMDPVRMRRAVTSSATFSILPGIGILLGVLALSGSLGTPWPWLRLSVIGALHYETSVADAAAEQLGVSLGSDSMTVGAFATIALLMSVCIMWGMILATLFNKRYLKRLEGKDPAKKAGGGFGDRAMIAMFIGMVSTYLGSYIGDFVSRAPAASGAEGTYVPSLFSFRGDWTPLVAAAAAAVAMGIFIWLKEKKHLDWVENFAVAGSMLIGMLVVVLVHL is encoded by the coding sequence ATGGACAGTTCTGTTCTCCAGCAGCTGAACAGCGGTTCAATATTCCTGATCTGCGGTGTGATTATCGCGGTCATCGCTGTCGTCTGCGTCATTTTCATCGTCCGCGCGTGGCGCGCAGGCCTCGCCCTGGGCATGGACCCGGTGCGCATGCGCCGTGCCGTCACGTCCAGCGCCACCTTCTCCATTCTTCCCGGTATCGGCATCCTGCTGGGCGTACTCGCCCTGAGCGGCAGCCTCGGTACCCCGTGGCCCTGGCTGCGGCTGAGCGTAATCGGTGCGCTGCACTATGAAACCTCCGTGGCGGATGCCGCGGCGGAGCAGCTGGGTGTCAGCCTCGGATCGGATTCAATGACGGTCGGTGCCTTTGCCACCATCGCGCTGCTCATGAGCGTGTGCATCATGTGGGGCATGATCCTCGCCACCCTTTTCAACAAGCGCTATCTCAAACGCCTGGAGGGAAAAGACCCGGCGAAAAAGGCCGGCGGCGGCTTTGGGGACCGGGCGATGATCGCCATGTTCATCGGCATGGTCAGCACCTACCTGGGCAGCTATATCGGGGACTTTGTCTCCCGCGCGCCGGCCGCTTCCGGCGCGGAAGGTACATATGTCCCGTCCCTGTTCTCCTTCCGGGGTGACTGGACGCCCCTGGTGGCGGCCGCGGCCGCGGCAGTTGCCATGGGCATCTTCATCTGGCTGAAGGAGAAAAAGCATCTGGACTGGGTGGAGAACTTCGCCGTCGCGGGCAGCATGCTCATCGGAATGCTCGTGGTCGTGCTGGTTCACCTGTGA